In a single window of the Rhineura floridana isolate rRhiFlo1 chromosome 3, rRhiFlo1.hap2, whole genome shotgun sequence genome:
- the LOC133378738 gene encoding dynein axonemal heavy chain 17-like produces MQSTLRKEISEAVVTYEEKPREQWLFDYPAQIALTCTQIWWTTEVGIAFSRLEEGYENAIKDYNKKQINQLNTLITLLIGNLTPGDRMKIMTICTIDVHARDVIAKMITAKVESSQAFTWQSQLRHRWDEEKRHCYANICDAQLQYSYEYLGNTPRLVITPLTDRCYITLTQSLHLIMGGAPAGPAGTGKTETTKDLGRAVGIMVYVFNCSEQMDYKSCGNIYKGLAQTGAWGCFDEFNRISVEVLSVIAVQVKILLMCSAVVPKKKTFNFLGEIISLIPTVGMFITMNPGYAGRTELPENLKALFRPCAMVVPDFELICEIMLVAEGFIEARLLARKFITLYTLCKELLSKQDHYDWGLRAIKSVLVVAGSLKRGDPGRAEDQVLMRALRDFNIPKIVTDDLPVFMGLIGDLFPALDVPRKRDLNFEKIIKQSILELKLQPEESFLLKVVQLEELLQVRHSVFVIGNAGCGKSQVLKSLNKTYQLQKRKPVAVDLDPKAVTCDELFGIINPATREWKDGLFSTIMRDLANITHRGPKWIVLDGDIDPMWIESLNTVMDDNKVLTLASNERIPLNPTMRLVFEISHLRTATPATVSRAGILYINPADLGWNPVVSSWIERREVQSEKANLMILFDKYLPTCLDKLKFGFKKITPVPEVTVIQTILYLLECLLTPTNTPPDSSKELYELYFVFACFWAFGGAMFQDQLVDYRVEFSKWWVNEFKTIKFPSQGTIFDYFIDPETKKFIPWTDKVPVFELDPDVPLQASMVHTTETIRIRYFMDLLMEKKWPVMLVGNAGTGKSVLMVDKLDTLNMDDYMVQAVPFNFYTTSAMLQSILEKPLEKKSGRNFGPPGTKKLIYFIDDMNMPEVDKYGTVAPHTLIRQHMDHGHWYECNVSCDHWLTCIFDWHC; encoded by the exons ATGCAGAGCACCTTACGCAAAGAGATTTCTGAAGCTGTAGTGACTTACgaggagaaaccaagagaacaatGGCTATTTGATTATCCGGCACAG ATTGCTTTGACGTGTACCCAGATCTGGTGGACGACAGAGGTTGGCATTGCCTTTTCACGACTGGAGGAAGgctatgaaaatgctattaaagaCTACAATAAGAAGCAG aTTAACCAGTTAAATACATTAATTACACTCCTGATTGGGAACTTAACCCCAGGAGACAGAATGAAGATTATGACAATCTGCACCATTGATGTCCATGCCAGAGATGTCATTGCCAAAATGATTACAGCAAAG GTGGAAAGTTCCCAGGCCTTTACCTGGCAGTCCCAACTTCGGCATCGCTGGGATGAAGAAAAGAGACACTGTTATGCCAATATCTGTGATGCTCAGCTCCAGTATTCCTATGAGTACCTTGGCAACACTCCACGGCTTGTGATCACACCACTCACTGACCG GTGTTATATTACCCTGACGCAGTCCCTCCACTTGATCATGGGAGGAGCTCCTGCAGGCCCTGCTGGCACAGGGAAGACTGAAACCACCAAAGACTTGGGCAGGGCAGTAGGGATCATGGTGTATGTTTTCAACTGCTCTGAGCAGATGGACTATAAG TCCTGTGGAAATATCTACAAAGGGCTGGCTCAGACAGGTGCATGGGGATGTTTTGATGAATTCAATCGGATTTCGGTGGAAGTCTTGTCTGTAATTGCTGTACAGGTAAAGATTCTGCTTATGTGTTCTGCTGTTGTGC CCAAAAAGAAGACCTTCAACTTCCTCGGAGAGATCATTTCTCTGATACCAACTGTTGGAATGTTTATTACTATGAATCCTGGATATGCTGGCCGTACTGAGCTGCCTGAAAATTTGAAAGCCTTGTTCAG GCCTTGTGCAATGGTTGTTCCTGATTTTGAGCTTATCTGTGAAATCATGCTTGTTGCTGAAGGTTTCATTGAAGCCAGGCTTCTAGCTAGGAAGTTTATTACTCTCTATACGCTGTGTAAGGAGCTGCTTTCAAAGCAG GATCACTATGACTGGGGCTTGAGAGCCATCAAGTCTGTGCTAGTGGTAGCTGGTTCACTTAAGAGAGGAGACCCTGGCCGGGCTGAAGACCAGGTTCTCATGAGAGCTTTGCGAGACTTCAACATCCCCAAGATTGTGACGGATGATTTGCCTGTCTTCATGGGCCTCATTGGAGACCTTTTCCCAGCACTGGACGTGCCTAGGAAGCGTGATCTAAACTTTGAAAAG ATAATCAAACAGTCCATTCTGGAGCTCAAACTACAGCCTGAGGAGAGCTTTCTGCTGAAGGTGGTGCAGCTGGAGGAATTACTCCAAGTCCGCCATTCTGTGTTTGTGATTGGAAATGCAGGCTGTGGCAAGTCTCAG GTTCTGAAATCTCTGAATAAAACTTACCAGCTCCAGAAAAGAAAGCCTGTAGCTGTTGACCTTGACCCTAAAGCTGTAACCTGTGATGAACTATTTGGAATCATTAATCCAGCTACCAGAGAATGGAAAGATG GCTTGTTTTCAACTATCATGCGTGATCTAGCTAATATAACTCACCGTGGGCCCAAATGGATTGTTCTGGATGGAGATATAGATCCAATGTGGATCGAGTCTTTGAATACTGTTATGGATGACAACAAG GTTCTCACCCTAGCAAGCAATGAGCGAATCCCACTAAATCCCACCATGAGGCTTGTGTTTGAGATCAGTCATTTACGAACAGCAACACCTGCCACTGTGTCCAGAGCAGGAATCTTGTACATTAACCCTGCTGACCTTGGCTGGAATCC AGTGGTGAGCAGCTGGATTGAGCGTCGGGAAGTACAGTCTGAAAAAGCCAATTTGATGATCCTGTTTGACAAATACTTGCCTACATGTTTGGATAAGCTGAAATTTGGGTTCAAAAAGATAACTCCTGTACCCGAAGTGACAGTGATACAAACTATCCTGTACCTTCTAGAATGCCTCTTGACCCCAACCAACACACCTCCAGATTCTTCCAAAGAGCTATATGAACTCTATTTTGTGTTTGCTTGTTTCTGGGCATTTGGAGGAGCAATGTTTCAAGATCAG CTTGTGGACTATCGTGTGGAGTTCAGCAAATGGTGGGTGAATGAGTTTAAAACCATCAAGTTTCCTTCTCAGGGGACTATTTTTGACTATTTTATTGACCCGGAGACAAAAAAATTTATCCCTTGGACTGACAAAGTGCCAGTATTTGAGTTGGATCCAGATGTCCCATTGCAG GCCTCAATGGTCCACACAACTGAAACCATCCGGATTCGCTATTTCATGGATCTGTTAATGGAAAAGAAATGGCCTGTGATGCTAGTTGGGAATGCGGGCACTGGGAAGTCAGTGCTGATGGTGGATAAGCTGGACACCCTAAACATGGATGATTACATGGTGCAAGCTGTCCCCTTTAACTTCTACACAACTTCAGCCATGCTGCAGT CTATTCTTGAGAAGCCCTTGGAGAAGAAGTCAGGAAGGAACTTTGGTCCCCCTGGTACCAAGAAGCTCATTTACTTCATAGATGATATGAACATGCCAGAAGTCGACAAATATGGCACTGTGGCTCCTCATACCTTAATCCGACAGCACATGGACCATGGACACTGGTATGAATGCAATGTGTCTTGTGACCACTGGTTAACATGCATATTTGACTGGCACTGTTGA